A region from the Mucilaginibacter sp. CSA2-8R genome encodes:
- a CDS encoding TonB-dependent receptor: MRSRLLQKLSPLKLRGRPSGVGLFLLLSCCGAANSHAENLTVNRSISVTSVFDAVVTGQVKDEQGQPLPGVTVKLQNSQVATMTDVNGNFKMTVPDGDNNRSLIFTYIGFVTQTLSIGQQAQINVTLKADTTKALNEVVVVGYGTQRRATINSAIGTVGAREINEKPVLNAVQALQGESPNLIIQQSTLDPGATPLINIRGVSTTGNNDPLLVIDGIVSQSTADLSLLNPNDIASVTVLKDAGAAAIYGSRGANGVLLVTTKSGKLNQKPTVTYNGNYGWQKPNVLVKKVDAADNAYYKNESLVNAGLPPAFTPAQIQQLAAQGNGTWDVNHLLYDAPQLSQNVSVSGGGATNTYFVSAGYLNQLSNFVGNGGSGDKFGFQKYNLRLNQSTIIGRFKLTGILEYTKSRNKTNSVGNNNIFADANRVPYNYSWQDENGNYLTNPIASQYNELGVLEKGGFNQADNDRIFGNLNGTLNIAKSLTLTGVFGGTIQNNGNFFRRTQVNYLPAGVYGNDLTTFDNNSKSHSFNTQVYLNYTKSFHQHNVNATLGVSSEINSQRGFQLQKTLTDPVFGNATTGTLIDATNSYNSITIQANSLQSVFGRISYDYKSRYFLDFVFRDDASSKFAQGQRSGFFPSVNAGYLISDESFMDPLRNTLSRLKLRASYGVVGNNQTAGNYTYLTTYFNYPGAYGYNSVIQGGAGTNLSNPLLTWERAATINAGFDFGLFQNKLTGSFDYFDKTTSNIQQTPLDVPSIFGAAPPTANVAKVQNRGWEAEITYTLKSAKVTQSFSANIGNTQNKLLQLTGNTQQIIYNQDVYQLIRRVGEPLTQYYGYVTDGYFQNQADANNLPKPAGAIVGPGDIKFKDLNGDGKIDDNDKKVIGNPFPHYTFGFTYRVAVAGFDLTLFIQGVGQRDAFLRGELVEPFHYNYGQTLYEHMTNYWTPNNPDARYPRLASNGSPSNTNNWRNGSDVYRYNAAYARLKNVNIGYTLPSALTRKAGMQRVRVSAIGQNLFTLSKLKFIDPETTEFGNSVSPNTGSNSARNYLLPIFIGAGLDITF; encoded by the coding sequence AGACTATTACAAAAGCTTTCGCCGCTAAAATTGCGGGGGCGCCCTTCTGGCGTCGGGCTGTTTCTTTTGCTGTCGTGTTGCGGCGCTGCAAACTCTCACGCCGAAAATCTAACTGTTAATCGTTCAATTTCGGTGACGAGTGTATTTGATGCCGTAGTTACCGGGCAGGTTAAGGATGAGCAAGGGCAGCCGTTGCCTGGTGTAACCGTAAAGCTTCAAAATTCTCAAGTCGCAACGATGACCGATGTGAACGGTAACTTTAAAATGACGGTGCCTGATGGTGATAACAACCGGAGTTTAATCTTTACCTATATTGGCTTTGTTACCCAAACTTTAAGTATTGGACAACAAGCGCAAATCAATGTTACTCTTAAGGCCGATACTACGAAAGCGCTTAACGAAGTAGTAGTGGTAGGTTACGGCACGCAACGCCGTGCGACCATAAATAGTGCTATTGGTACCGTTGGCGCCCGCGAAATTAATGAAAAGCCGGTACTCAACGCCGTGCAGGCCTTGCAAGGCGAATCGCCAAACTTAATTATTCAGCAAAGTACATTAGATCCGGGGGCTACACCTTTGATTAACATCCGGGGAGTATCTACTACCGGTAATAATGACCCGTTATTGGTTATTGATGGTATCGTTTCACAATCAACCGCTGATTTAAGCCTGCTTAATCCTAACGACATTGCCAGTGTTACGGTGCTTAAAGATGCCGGCGCTGCAGCTATCTACGGATCTCGTGGTGCTAATGGTGTTTTATTGGTAACCACTAAAAGCGGCAAATTAAACCAAAAGCCTACTGTGACTTATAACGGTAATTACGGCTGGCAAAAACCTAATGTGCTGGTTAAAAAAGTTGATGCTGCAGACAATGCTTATTACAAAAATGAATCTTTGGTTAATGCCGGGCTTCCACCTGCATTTACACCAGCACAAATACAGCAACTTGCGGCGCAAGGCAATGGTACCTGGGATGTAAACCATCTGTTGTATGACGCGCCCCAACTGTCTCAAAACGTAAGTGTAAGCGGTGGCGGTGCAACCAATACTTATTTTGTTTCGGCCGGTTATTTAAACCAGTTAAGCAATTTTGTAGGTAATGGTGGCAGTGGTGACAAGTTTGGCTTTCAAAAGTATAATCTCAGATTAAATCAATCCACCATTATCGGTCGTTTCAAGCTAACCGGCATACTTGAATACACCAAATCACGTAATAAAACCAATAGCGTAGGCAACAACAATATTTTTGCTGATGCTAACCGGGTGCCTTACAACTATAGCTGGCAGGATGAAAACGGCAATTATTTAACCAACCCTATCGCATCGCAATACAATGAACTGGGTGTGCTCGAAAAAGGTGGTTTTAACCAAGCGGATAACGACCGCATTTTTGGCAACTTAAACGGTACACTCAACATAGCTAAATCATTAACATTAACCGGCGTTTTTGGCGGTACCATTCAAAACAATGGTAACTTCTTCAGGCGGACGCAGGTTAATTACTTGCCGGCAGGTGTTTACGGTAATGATTTAACCACGTTTGATAATAATTCCAAATCGCATTCTTTCAATACACAAGTTTACCTAAATTATACTAAGTCATTTCATCAGCATAATGTGAATGCGACGCTGGGTGTATCAAGCGAGATTAACAGCCAGCGCGGATTTCAATTGCAGAAAACATTGACTGATCCGGTGTTTGGCAACGCTACTACCGGAACGTTGATCGATGCAACTAATTCTTACAACAGCATTACTATTCAAGCTAATAGTTTGCAATCTGTATTTGGCCGGATAAGCTATGATTACAAAAGCCGCTACTTTCTGGATTTTGTGTTTCGTGATGATGCATCATCAAAATTCGCACAGGGCCAGCGTAGTGGTTTTTTCCCATCAGTTAATGCCGGTTACCTGATCTCTGATGAAAGCTTTATGGATCCGTTGCGTAACACCTTAAGCCGCCTTAAATTAAGGGCTTCCTATGGTGTGGTGGGTAATAACCAAACGGCTGGTAATTACACTTATTTAACAACTTACTTTAATTATCCCGGTGCCTATGGTTATAATAGCGTAATACAGGGTGGAGCAGGTACCAACTTGTCCAACCCATTACTCACTTGGGAGAGAGCCGCTACTATTAACGCCGGTTTTGATTTTGGTTTGTTTCAAAACAAGCTTACCGGCTCTTTTGATTATTTTGATAAAACCACCAGCAATATTCAGCAAACACCGCTCGATGTACCCAGTATTTTTGGTGCTGCACCTCCAACTGCTAACGTAGCCAAAGTGCAAAACCGAGGTTGGGAAGCAGAAATAACTTACACCTTAAAATCGGCTAAGGTAACGCAAAGCTTTAGCGCAAATATTGGTAACACCCAAAACAAGCTGTTGCAACTCACCGGTAATACACAACAAATTATCTATAATCAGGATGTGTATCAATTAATACGCCGTGTGGGTGAGCCGCTTACACAGTACTATGGGTATGTAACCGATGGTTACTTTCAAAATCAGGCTGATGCAAATAATTTGCCTAAGCCTGCCGGAGCGATAGTTGGGCCAGGTGATATTAAATTTAAAGATTTAAACGGCGATGGTAAAATTGATGATAACGATAAGAAAGTTATTGGTAACCCATTTCCGCACTATACTTTCGGATTTACGTACCGTGTGGCCGTAGCCGGATTTGACCTCACCCTATTTATTCAAGGAGTTGGCCAGCGTGATGCCTTTTTACGTGGCGAATTGGTGGAGCCGTTCCATTACAATTATGGACAGACGCTTTACGAGCATATGACCAATTATTGGACGCCTAATAACCCGGACGCGCGCTATCCACGATTAGCCAGTAATGGGTCTCCTTCAAATACCAACAACTGGCGTAACGGATCTGATGTATATCGATATAACGCCGCCTATGCGAGGTTGAAAAACGTCAATATTGGTTATACCCTACCAAGCGCATTAACACGCAAAGCCGGTATGCAGCGTGTTCGGGTATCGGCCATTGGGCAAAACTTATTCACGCTGTCTAAGCTGAAATTTATAGATCCGGAAACAACTGAATTCGGCAACAGTGTAAGCCCGAATACAGGTTCAAACAGTGCAAGAAATTACCTGCTGCCCATTTTTATTGGTGCAGGTTTAGATATCACCTTTTAA